In Miscanthus floridulus cultivar M001 chromosome 5, ASM1932011v1, whole genome shotgun sequence, one genomic interval encodes:
- the LOC136454969 gene encoding uncharacterized protein, producing the protein MASSALDFLTDDHDLTTSVPGARFVHAGPSITSTTHAVHGALPVHESAAAPEAAPVSLSPRPWSPGSGTAAPVQPGHAVASSAPSTSSPVPTGAAAPVHPTQVAASDTTPTAPPSAIGPAAPDARAQVVASGTGRTAAIRPIAIPSVINAHSMHTRGKAGIAQPVDRLNLHVVPMSPLPRSIRDALSDPN; encoded by the coding sequence ATGGCGTCCTCCGCCCTGGACTTCTTGACTGATGATCATGATCTTACCACTTCAGTCCCTGGAGCTCGTTTTGTGCATGCAGGTCCCTCCATCACTTCGACGACACATGCTGTGCATGGCGCTCTGCCCGTACATGAGTCTGCAGCCGCACCTGAGGCTGCACCTGTATCACTGAGCCCTAGACCATGGTCACCAGGCTCTGGCACTGCTGCCCCTGTGCAACCCGGACATGCTGTTGCCAGCAGTGCGCCCTCTACGTCGTCGCCCGTGCCGACTGGTGCTGCTGCGCCTGTGCATCCCACACAGGTCGCTGCCAGCGATACCACCCCCACGGCGCCCCCCAGTGCTATCGGTCCTGCTGCCCCTGATGCTAGAGCACAGGTTGTTGCCAGCGGAACCGGCCGTACAGCTGCCATTCGGCCGATCGCCATCCCTTCGGTCATCAATGCACACTCCATGCACACACGCGGCAAGGCAGGCATCGCACAGCCCGTGGATCGTCTCAACCTCCATGTTGTGCCCATGTCGCCTCTCCCACGCTCTATTCGTGATGCTCTGTCAGACCCCAATTAG
- the LOC136454968 gene encoding uncharacterized mitochondrial protein AtMg00810-like: MSLGFVETKSDTSLFIYRRGTNTACLLLYVDDIVLTASSAGFLQHIIAALQREFAMTDTGQLHHFLGISVTRYANGLFLSQRQYTQDILECAGMSACKPCSTPVDLHSKLSADGPPVADSTQYRSLAGALQYLTFTRPDIAFAVQQICLYMHDPREPHLAALKRILRYLRGTASLGLTVRRSSPTELVVYTDADWAGWLDTRRSTSGYAVFLRDNLVSWSSKRQHTVSRSSAEAEYRAVANGIAEATWLRQLLHELHHPPRRATLVYCDNTSAVYLSSNPVQHQRTKHVEIDLHFVRERVALIHVWVLHVPTTSQHADVFTKGLPTSLFQEFRSSLNVRCAPDQTAGEC; this comes from the coding sequence ATGTCCCTTGGCTTTGTTGAGACCAAGTCAGATACTTCCCTGTTCATATATCGCCGAGGAACAAATACAGCCTGCTTGCTgctatatgtggatgacattgttCTCACCGCCTCATCTGCCGGATTTCTCCAACATATTATTGCAGCTCTCCAGCGTGAATTTGCTATGACAGACACGGGCCAGCTTCATCACTTTCTGGGCATCTCCGTGACACGTTATGCAAATGGGTTGTTCCTGTCTCAGCGGCAGTACACTCAGGACATTTTGGAGTGCGCCGGGATGAGTGCTTGCAAGCCTTGCAGCACCCCTGTCGACCTGCACTCCAAATTGTCTGCAGATGGTCCTCCGGTTGCTGACTCCACACAGTACCGCAGCCTGGCTGGTGCACTTCAATATCTGACTTTCACCCGTCCTGACATTGCTTTTGCTGTTCAGCAGATTTGCCTTTATATGCATGATCCACGGGAACCCCACCTTGCTGCCCTTAAGCGGATTCTGCGCTACCTACGGGGCACTGCCTCCCTTGGCTTGACCGTGCGCCGTTCATCACCTACTGAGCTCGTTGTCTATACGGATGCCGACTGGGCTGGCTGGCTCGACACTCGCCGGTCAACTTCTGGTTACGCAGTGTTCCTCAGAGATAACttggtgtcttggtcctccaagcgtcAGCATACGGTCTCCCGGTCCAGTGCCGAGGCCGAATATCGAGCTGTGGCTAATGGTATTGCTGAAGCTACTTGGCTACGCCAGCTGCTCCATGAGCTTCACCACCCGCCTCGTCGTGCCACCCTGGTCTACTGTGACAATACCAGTGCTGTGTATCTCTCCAGCAACCCGGTGCAACATCAACGGACGAAGCATGTTGAGATTGATCTCCACTTTGTTCGGGAGAGGGTCGCCCTCATTCATGTTTGGGTCCTTCATGTCCCTACGACATCCCAGCACGCCGACGTCTTTACCAAGGGCCTCCCTACTTCCTTGTTTCAAGAGTTTCGGTCCAGCCTGAATGTTCGCTGTGCTCCCGATCAAACTGCGGGGGAGTGTTAG